A window of Apium graveolens cultivar Ventura chromosome 8, ASM990537v1, whole genome shotgun sequence contains these coding sequences:
- the LOC141677653 gene encoding secreted RxLR effector protein 161-like: protein MQDSKKGNLPFRHGISLSKNQCPSTPKQIENMKAVHYASACGILMYAMLCTRPDICFAVGMVSRYQSNPGHEHWSVVKTILKYLRRTKEYMLVYKSSDLLPLEYTDSDFQTDKDKRKSTSGCVFTLGGGAVIWRSVKQKCIADSTMEAEYVAASEAAKEAIWFRNFLLDLDLVPNLPRQITIYCDNTGVVANTKELRAHKAAKHIERKYHLIRQFVKRVDIIVADIASKDNREDPFTKSLPTKAFQEHVEAIGVRYLVT, encoded by the coding sequence ATGCAGGACTCCAAGAAGGGTAATTTACCTTTCAGACATGGAATTTCTCTATCAAAGAATCAATGCCCTTCGACACCTAAGCAGATAGAGAACATGAAGGCAGTTCATTATGCTTCGGCATGTGGAATcctaatgtatgctatgttatgtacgaggcctgataTCTGCTTTGCCGTGGGCATGGTTAGCCGATACCAGTCAAACCCAGGACATGAACATTGGAGTGTGGTAAAAACAATACTCAAGTACCTacgaaggactaaggagtatatgttagttTACAAGTCCTCTGATTTATTGCCTCTGGaatatactgattcagatttccagacagataaggataagagaaaATCCACCTCGGGATGTGTTTTTACTTTAGGAGGTGGAGCCGTAATATGGAGGAGTGtgaagcagaaatgcattgcagactcaaCAATGGAAGCCGAATATGTGGCAGCCTCTGAGGCAGCCAAAGAGGCTATATGGTTCCGAAACTTCCTGCTGGATTTGGATTTGGTTCCTAATTTGCCACGACAAATCAcgatttattgtgataatactggGGTTGTGGCAAATACCAAGGAACTACGGGCCCATAAGGCAGCAAAACACATAGAGCGTAAGTATCACCTCATACGGCAGTTCGTTAAGCGAGTAGATATCATTGTGGCTGATATAGCATCAAAGGATAACCGGGAAGATCCTTTCACGAAGAGCTTACCAACTAAGGCTTTTCAGGAGCacgtggaagcgataggagtaAGATACTTGGTCACATAG